Proteins encoded together in one Prunus dulcis chromosome 3, ALMONDv2, whole genome shotgun sequence window:
- the LOC117622568 gene encoding uncharacterized protein LOC117622568: protein MPKVRRASSLSLDRSRASPYPCTSDDSEPYNLKNPLESKENVKEWEEARCPICIEHPHNAVLLKCSSHEKGCRPFMCNTSYRHSNCLDQFCKSSLPCCSTPMLQELPLTITTSHSANEEQSSLGQTSPCGSQLEPKPVCPLCRGEIYGYVVVEAARHYMNCKVRNCSSETCDFNGTYSELRKHARSQHPSVRPSEVDPNRHSDWVRLERERDLEDVLSLVQQGPAEDIVDEESGEFSSWMTNLFSAMFRSLEVMLVTRLMDSSSGSSSGREQTHNRRSGRMPRAHYDNDSISVTRRSNILSDSTSRPRGLRWRAPNNDVEISRAPRWSQNSLSGETGHASRWSNNFISEPNSRAPRWSNNSLSDETNRARRWGNNSLSEETSRAPGWGNNSLPEEASRAPPRWSNTSVPENAPRPRGLRWRNQRWPTYNNRR from the coding sequence ATGCCTAAGGTTAGAAGAGCTAGTTCCTTGTCTCTTGATCGATCTAGGGCTTCTCCTTATCCTTGCACCTCTGATGATTCTGAGCCATACAACCTGAAAAATCCCTTGGAAAGCAAGGAGAATGTAAAAGAGTGGGAAGAAGCTAGGTGCCCCATCTGCATTGAACACCCACACAATGCTGTTCTTTTAAAGTGTTCCTCTCATGAGAAGGGCTGCAGGCCTTTCATGTGCAATACAAGCTACCGGCACTCAAATTGCCTTGACCAGTTTTGTAAGTCATCTCTGCCTTGCTGCTCTACACCAATGTTGCAAGAACTTCCTCTCACAATCACAACCTCTCACAGTGCTAACGAGGAACAGTCGTCGCTTGGGCAAACCAGCCCCTGTGGGAGTCAATTGGAACCAAAGCCAGTTTGCCCTCTTTGTCGGGGAGAAATCTATGGATATGTTGTTGTTGAGGCTGCTCGTCACTACATGAATTGTAAAGTGAGGAATTGCTCTTCTGAGACATGCGACTTTAACGGGACTTATTCAGAACTGAGGAAGCATGCCAGGTCTCAACACCCTTCTGTCCGGCCATCAGAGGTGGATCCAAATCGACATAGCGATTGGGTAAGGTTGGAGCGTGAAAGGGACTTGGAAGATGTCCTTAGCTTGGTCCAACAAGGACCTGCAGAAGATATTGTTGATGAGGAATCCGGAGAGTTCAGTTCCTGGATGACTAACCTTTTCTCTGCTATGTTTCGTTCTCTTGAAGTTATGCTGGTTACTCGTTTGATGGATTCTTCTAGTGGCTCTTCAAGTGGCAGAGAGCAGACACATAACCGCAGATCAGGGAGAATGCCCAGGGCTCATTATGACAATGATTCCATTTCTGTGACAAGACGGAGCAACATTTTATCAGATAGTACATCTCGTCCCAGAGGTCTGCGTTGGCGAGCACCCAATAATGATGTGGAGATTAGTCGCGCTCCTAGATGGAGCCAAAATTCCTTGTCGGGTGAGACTGGTCATGCTTCTAGATGGAGCAATAATTTCATATCAGAGCCTAATAGCCGTGCCCCTAGATGGAGCAACAACTCTTTATCAGACGAGACTAACCGGGCCCGTAGATGGGGCAACAACTCCTTATCAGAGGAGACCAGCCGTGCCCCTGGTTGGGGTAACAACTCCTTACCAGAGGAGGCCAGCCGTGCCCCACCTAGATGGAGCAATACTTCTGTACCTGAAAATGCACCCCGTCCCAGGGGGCTGCGATGGCGAAATCAAAGATGGCCAACTTACAACAACAGGCGGTGA